gattttggaaaaggaatataccttaggagagaaaaatagaaaaatcttgaatgctttGTCTAATAattgggaaagtaaagtgactgctattgaagaggcaaaagatttaaattttatgcctattgaatctattattaattctctaacttcttatgagttgaaacttaagtCTAAcgtacaagaagaagaagatacaaAGGTAAGAAGGAGTATTACTCtaaaaacatttcaaaatatagATGATTCGGTTTCATTGGATGGAGAAGATTTGGATgttgatgataatgatcttgctctcatcacacaaaatttcaagagaatcctcaacaaaaggagattcacAAGAGGAAGACCTAgcaattcagattctaatcaattcaacattataagaaacaaaggaaaagcaTAAGGCCAACAAAAAGTAaggtgacaaatgctatgaatgcggttaatttggacactacatgagtgagtgtccaatgaagaagaagaaagaaggaagaaaatcaagattcaacaacttttaatttacatggaatgagtgcaatttctatggtgaaattgaagaggaagaagaatatgctcaattggcttttatggccactGAAGATAATGAGCTAACAACTTCTAaccctcaatttgaaagtgataatgaaactgatgatgattttgaatctttcattaaaaaGTTGCATggtagtttgaaagaatcttatgctaaaaataaggaattaaacacaaaatcaatttttttcttcaggATAAtacacgtctttttcaagaaaacaaaaatttgaaaactgaaaatgatttcttgaaaaagaatgagattgatttacaaaataagtttgatagaaaaacaagactttgtgaaatgttaaaaaatgaacaaagtgATTTGgaaagaagaatggataatttaaatgagttgctccaacataaaaaataaaactattttcaaaggaaTGAATCAAAGACTCATCTTGGCACTTATGAGAAGAAGATAAATTCTGGTGCAAATGATTTTGTTGTTTATacgagaagacaagtaagatttattaaatctgTTTGTGCAAATAACTcgttggttatgtgtaatttttgttgtcaaaaaggtcatatAAAAAGCAATTGCTATGTGAGgaagaacatgagaagaggcatgaaatgcatgcagataattagacatgatactaactctcaaggatctaaaaatttttgggtatcatatattagttcttgaattcttgagtagGTGCACTTGGTGAACATTATTAAGGAATCAAAGTGGTTCATAGGCAGTGAATGTTCAagacacatgaccggtgatccatcacaataCATCAAAACTCAAGTCAAAGTCTTTTGGCAagtgacatttggagatgacatgaaaactaaaataattgGAATAgaagatattggtaagattggtgagatttttgttcataatgttcttttataattttcttttgatgtttctgatgctttgaactgagttttccttgatatttttggaTATTACTGAATTTTTACGATGACAATAAGGGGAAAAATGAATAATGTTGATgtaatgatgatttgttttgatAATTATTTTGATTGTTATTACTCTGTTTGgtatcaattttttattttttggctgATGATTGCTGAATGTTAGTATGTTGAtaattgctgaattctggtatcatttttctgtttttgtttggaatattggattctttgttattgttgctggattatggTTGctattttttactctcatcttatgatgacaaaaagggggagaaatggatgcaatgaATAAAGGGGAGCTTATctcaatcttttttctttttttcatccattgttttgtcatcataaaaaagggggagaatgttgatcttagtccctaacttttgatgttttcaaaataaatggatgatacaaatatcttttcaagatatactttcagttatgaagcaaatcagattcaaaaattaagtgcaattgaaagaaacaaaagttgctgaaagttgtcggacgcttgtgaagacaggatcggacgtccgataatcattgcgcaacttcggacgcatgaaaaactccatcaccggacgtctgaaggaaataagacattcttCCTAGCTCACTGATCTCGATCGGATGCAagtatcagacgtccgatagaattgttcaaactctttgtttgctatcggacggaagtaccggacgtccgataggatccttcaaactcAACGAAAGTTGTcagacgctcacaaagacaataccagacgtccgatagaattgaagaaaatttctcaaactcactgcctgctgtcggacgcaaaaaataggagtaccagacgtccgatactccgaacggctagttgactcttcagctactttctatccgttggaagcattaatgaagcactttcttgatctcctataaatagagtatggtcagaatcttcaaataacttttgcacactgaagatacaaaagatctcgattgattttagtgtgaaaatactcttcaagaaaGATTTGTAGTCGTAGTGGTGTCAGATTCATTGTAAacatttcatttgtgagtgaatacttcatgagtgtagctctgtgaagattgtcctgagggatagtaaaacttcctaacttgaccgagtggagtttgaggcaaggaggaagtgagctttcctttgtacacaagagtgattgtaattcatcaacttgaagaagcttgtttgaattaatctacaagttcaagaggagttgggtagttaattggtttgctattccttcctttttatttacttattgttacgtttgtaatctttaaattgtttatctcttctacttctctcaagtgattttgttaaTCCATTAATTGATTCaccgtgtgatcacttagatAAGAGGGTAAatttatattgaaaaaaaatgtgCCCATAATTTGATTagatttttaatcaacctaattcacccctctcttaggttgtcttcgagtCTTACATCAACAATGTCTAGAAGCAATTTGGCACGGGTCTTATCAATCATCCAACCATCAACACTAAATGCAGATTCTGATGCCATAAAATCTTATTGTCTTCAATCCAATAGCCATAAAATATTAGGttaatttataaatttactaatatatattatttatttaaatatatttgggTTTGGATAAGATTTGGTAtgagtttggatttggatatgGATTCTAAAAATCAGATCCTACCTATATTCACGACTCTCTCCTAGGatttgaatttgagaaattgaattcaaaGCCAACCCAAATATATTGGGTCTGGATTAGATTTGGGTAAAATCTGACTCATTGACATGCCTAACCGCCTCCACCCCCttactctctttctttctttttctccctcttccttctttctctctctcccctccTTCCCTTCTCTCCATTCTTTCTCCCTTCCCCTTTCCTGCCACACCACACATCTCCCCTTCCCTCATCTAATACAATGTCTCGATGGGTGTGGTAAGGAAAGgggaagaggaagagaagaaaGGAAGGGAGGAGGACAGGAGAGGAAAGGaaagagagggagggagaggaAAGAGGAGGAAGTATGGGATAGTAGCGGTGGTGAGCGGTGGTgatagatgaagaagaagatggtgtagatttttttgtatattttttaattttttttgtatatttggagttctttttgatatattgtatggatgtgatatttttggagttatttttgtttATGTATTATTGTAGCATTGTATATGAAtaacttatttttcaaaaaaatgaagaatctaAATAGAGCcatcatttttttaatattttatttttgattaaaataaaTCATTTTTAACTATTAAATTTTCGACATAATGATAACATTTTTTGCTTCAAAGTTTTTTCCCCTAGTTTGAAAGTTAAAacatttttaactttttttttttgctgaaaGTGGAAAGATTAATTgcatgaaaaaaataaacaagtttATCTAAAGGAATTTTTAATTATACAAAAAATTAAGTGGTAAAACTTTATACACATTTAAAAAGAGATTCAatgtccaattttttttcaaaatcatatatatattttggttaaaacaaaacctgaaattattaaaaaaaaggtcCACCAAAAAACCAAGTGAGTTCCTATTTGAATCGACGATTCAAACGGATTTCACCGGACAAATTCCTTATCGGGTCAAACTTGGGGCCTACCTTGGCTTGATGATTAGTTCATCGAGTTGAACGGTTCAACAACCAAATTGATTTGGATTTAATATCTACACTATATAGTGTTGGCCCAATTGAatgctcaagaaagaaaaaaaattaaattaaacgAACTCTTTTCGTTCTAGGCGATTTTATTTAGTTTCTAGGGGTTAAATCCTAATTGGATCAGCCAGTTCACCTGGTTGAGCTAACAACAACCTATGGTGTTGGTCCAATTGAATGCTAAAggaagaaaatgataaaaaaatcaatcaaattgaaaTCATTCAATTGCTAAAAACTAGTAACCCATCAAAAGAATGTTCATAGTTGTTTACAAATAATTTATTAGTACATTGATTTTGTTGAACTGATCAACCAAAAACTGAATGAACCATCTAATTGGCCTATAGATGCGAGTAAATATAGATTGCCCACAAGCACTCTATGagaactcatgtttttattcttaaaatagtcatttttataattatttaccctagagttagttaattatattatcgttgcatgaattgcttttaaatttcgctttatcgcatGCGAGTCaaaagttcgcgtatatcgtGTCGGAACGACTAAGTGGGGATTTGATAAATTTATACTAGACTCTTAAGAGTGAGTAATTACAGTGTTAAATGAATTAtattggaggattagtgcactagtgcaacaaacaagagagaaaagtggtgGTACGAAACACTATTCgacaactattcaaagttgactttggcAACCctttttactactttttccCTCCAATCTTCCCTCACAAGCCAAACACACACAACTCCGTCTCTCTCTCCTCTTGTTCGGTCGAGACACCAAGGAAGAaaggaggaagaaagcttcACAAATCTTGCTTCAAATCTTCATCCAACTTCCACACCTCTTGGAAATCAACTCTAGCTTGAAGAAAGACAACCTCTTGTGGAGTTTCTTGTGAAGTTTTTggtggaaaaatctgattttatcTAGGGTTTAAAGAGGTAACAGTCATCTTCTTTAATCTTTCCAATTTCTTCAAGATTGAAGGTTAGTTTGCATGGGTttacaaccctaagcaagaaaataggttagaggacttgaaaAAATCATTTACCTTGCTTGAATCTCTAGGCTAGCGGTCTTGAGGAAGCTTGTAGGTAGCTGCCTTGAGGATATGTTGCTTGGTTAATGTTGTTTGTGTGATGAATGAAAGGATTACGGttaaaaaatggagagaaagttggaaaattttagaGATTGAGCTGGCCGAAAAATTCTGTCCATGCTGTTTAGTTATTATGtcaaaattttgatacttgGATGACTGTGAAATTaatggatatatgttgtatattgtatGTACAAAGTGCCTTCCAAAAATCGTTtcatttggttgcacaaaacttgagttttggcaaggttcaaatctggaaaaatgtaTAGCAGGGGTTCTTGGACAGTGTTCTTTATTCGAACGTAACTCTTTGTACCAAAGtacaaaattgagtgccatttgtggcattcaaaactagacattcataacTTTCCAATGATATAAAAATCTCCTGCTGGTTCATTTTGAGTGAACCGCAGTGAGTCGGCAAAGTTGGCTGTTATGTTTGGCTGTTCATACGCATGAAACTGGAAGTTGCACCTTGTGGCTTAATTTTGTCCCATTTGtaaaaagattttcaaaatgatgtcttctgataaattgtagcctttggaacctagtttccaacgccaccaatcactctcaatttgagtttgtatagagttagatatggtttGATTTTAAAAATGCggcaaagctggaaactggaagCTTTATCCTTTCTTGTTGACCGAATggtcaaacctgttttgggaggttatatttcaaaaattttagtgttatttaacCATCAATTGCTAATTAAATATTTCTGGAaccttggtttaaaaaatggaaTGAATTGATGTTGGTTTTATTGGACAAaacctttggaaagaaagaaagagtgggttggcagatttgctttgaaaatttcataaattttggtcattttgttaactgccttcccgtaCAAGTTTTTACCTAAATTTTGGTATAGAAGTAGTCCATATATGAAAGTTTAAGTGCACCAAATTTTGTGTAATTTCAATATcatttcgatatccaaatgatatctcaaagattgctcttcaaatctggaaatttactGATCAGTTTGCAAGATTCAGCTGACTTTAAGctgttatatcttgatgctcaaaactctgaatttaaTTTCAGTATTCATCGATGATATACTGGTGTACTCTAAGATTTTGGAAGATCATAAGAAACATTTGAGAGTTATTTTACAAACTTTGAGAGAagatcagttatatgctaagtttagcaaatgtgaattttggttgaaggAAGTAACTTTCTTGAgtcatataatttctaaggacgGAATTAAGGTGGATCCAGCCAAACTTGAAGCAGTTTCTAAGTGGAAGCAACCGAAAAACCCTATTGAAATTCAATATTTTATagggttagcagggtattatcggaggtttatcaaagatttttctaagattgCTGGACTCATGACTGAGTTAACTAAAAAAAGTGAGAAATTTATATGGAGCCCGAAATGTGAagaaagttttcaggagttaaagagaCGGTTGACGAGGGTACCTGTATTAGCTTTAGCTAAcggaaaggatagttttgtggtctaTATAGATGCTTCCAAAGAAGGATTGGGGTGTGTATTGATGCAGAATAATAAGATGATTGCGTATGCCTCAAGGAAATTAAAGTTGCATGAGAGAAActacccaactcatgatttAGAGTTAGCGGCTGTAGTGTTTgcattgaagaaatggagacattacctatatggagtggcatttgaggtttttacggatcacaaaagttttaaatatttgttttctcaaaaagagTTAAATTTGAGACAACAtagatggatgaaatttttgaaagattatgATTGCACAATAAATTATCATCCAGGAAAAGCCAATGTAATGGCCGATGCTTTAAGTCTTCTAGTGCAAGTggcaggattgatgattaaagaattGCACTTGTTGGAAGAggttagttattggaatccttGACTTGAACCGAGAAAAGTGATCCTTGGGAATATTGTCGTGAAATCCACTTTGTTGGAACATATCAAGGAAGCACAAGAGAAGGACCCTAAAGTGCAAAAGTAGTTGAAgaaagtcaaaaagggagaaaagtcaGATTTTAATTTGGGAGTGAATGACGTACTAAGATTTCGGAATCGTATAGTAGTGCCAAAGGACGAAGggtttaaaaagaaaatcttgGAAGAAACACACCAATTTAAGTATACGATACAtcttggagggaataaaatgtaccaggacttgaagagtttgtactggtgggagaacatgaaaaaggaaattgctCAGTTTGTCCAAACTTGTTTGATTTGCCAGCAAGTTAAAACCgagcatcagaaaccatctggcCTATTGCAACCTTTAgagatacctgagtggaagtggaaaaatattaccatgaattttgtatctggattaccTAGGACACAAAGAGGTCACGACgccatttgggtaatagtggataaactgaccaaatcTGCTCATTTTCTATCGATTAGTATAAAATACTCACTgaaaaagttagcaaaactgtATTTGGATGAAATTATAAGGCTACATGGTATACCAATAAGTATTATGTCCGATCGAGACTCCAGATTTGTTTCTCGATTCTGGCAGAaaatgcaagaagtgttggctaaattgaattttatcACTACTTACCACCcacagactgatggacaattaGAGAGaacgattcaaactcttgaggacatgttgaaaacctgtattttgaattttggagagagttggagtaagtatttgacattggtggagtttgcttataacaatagtttccattcatccattcaaatggcaccgtaCGAAGCTCTTTCTGGCCAGAGGTGTAggtctccgatttgttgggatgaagtaggtgaacgaaaGATTTTTGACCCAACTGTAGTACATTGGATTGAAGAGGCgagagaaaaaatgaaattaatacGCCAGAGAATTCAAGCCGCACAGAGTCGTCAGAAGAGCTATGCAGACAATCGAAGGAAGGATTTAGAATTTGCAGTTGGAGATCAAGTTTTCCTTAAGATCACTCCTCTGAAAATGAGTCTGATgacaggaaaaggaaagaagttgcAACCTAAATTCGTAGGGTCTTATAAGATTCTTCAACGTGTAGGAAATGTGGCTTATAAGTTAGAATTGCCACCAAATTCATCTCGGATCCATAACGTTTTTCACGTATCCATgctcaagaaatatcatccagatcCGTCTCATGTCCTGCAACCGGAAAATGTTGAGATCGATGAGgcactgacctatgaggagaaaccaatAAAGCTTCTAGATTGTAAGGTGAAAGAACTGAGGAATAAGCGAATCCCATTGGTGAAAGTTCTAAGGAGAAACCACGGACTAGAGGAAGCAAGTTGGgaagtagaagaagaaattCGAGAAAAAATCCAGATCTATTTCCAgatcaaggtatgaatttcgtggacgaaattctcttaagggggggGGGgcaggatgtgaggactcatgtttttattcttaaaatagtcatttttataattatttaccctagagttagttaattatattatcgttgcatgaattgcttttaaatttcgctttatcgtgCGTAagtcgaaagttcgcgtata
This portion of the Coffea arabica cultivar ET-39 chromosome 2e, Coffea Arabica ET-39 HiFi, whole genome shotgun sequence genome encodes:
- the LOC140036363 gene encoding uncharacterized protein, coding for MKLIRQRIQAAQSRQKSYADNRRKDLEFAVGDQVFLKITPLKMSLMTGKGKKLQPKFVGSYKILQRVGNVAYKLELPPNSSRIHNVFHVSMLKKYHPDPSHVLQPENVEIDEALTYEEKPIKLLDCKVKELRNKRIPLVKVLRRNHGLEEASWEVEEEIREKIQIYFQIKV